The Episyrphus balteatus chromosome 4, idEpiBalt1.1, whole genome shotgun sequence genome includes a window with the following:
- the LOC129918917 gene encoding 60S ribosomal protein L18a has product MKAKGQLKEYEVIGRKLPTDKEPQTPLYKMRIFAPDNIVAKSRFWYFLRQLKKFKKTTGEIVSLKQVYETSPIKIKNFGIWLRYDSRSGTHNMYREYRDLTVGGAVTQCYRDMGARHRARAHSIQIIKVEAIAASKTRRVHVKQFHNSKIKFPLVQRVHHKGSRKLFSFRKPRTYFL; this is encoded by the exons ATGAAAGCTAAGGGACAG TTGAAGGAATACGAAGTCATCGGGCGCAAATTGCCCACAGACAAGGAGCCCCAAACTCCTCTCTACAAAATGAGAATTTTCGCCCCAGACAACATCGTGGCCAAGTCACGTTTCTGGTATTTCTTGCGTCAACTGAAGAAGTTCAAGAAGACCACCGGCGAAATTGTCTCCCTCAAACAGGTCTACGAGACATCGCCAATTAAAATCAAGAACTTTGGCATCTGGCTGCGTTATGACTCGCGTTCCGGCACACACAACATGTACCGCGAATACCGTGATCTGACTGTCGGCGGAGCCGTCACTCAGTGTTACCGAGACATGGGTGCACGTCATCGTGCTCGTGCCCACTCAATCCAGATCATCAAGGTCGAGGCAATTGCTGCCAGCAAAACACGCCGCGTGCACGTGAAGCAATTCCATAATTCGAAGATAAAGTTCCCATTGGTGCAAAGGGTCCACCACAAGGGTAGCAGGAAATTATTCTCGTTCAGGAAGCCAAGGACTTACTTCTTGTAA
- the LOC129918916 gene encoding activator of 90 kDa heat shock protein ATPase homolog 1: MAKWGEGDPRWIVEERPDATNVNNWHWTEKNATLWSKERLKSLFSDLKIDQGGTQVIIDKIEDCTGEATANNRKGKLIFFYEWNIVLKWSGRLPGAKEKYSGKANIPNLSEEYNINEIEITITIDESNNEDADRLKQYMYNVGREVIRKQLGTYIKELKEEYSKGLILPRKGCEDVTSPNSGGQPKKSAFNNSNSSAQKTISPTSNKNEESNSSVGYKLDVKTLTMSEDFQCSAFDLYNALTKPEMVTAFTRGQVKIEPVRGGEFALFGGNIQGKFEELVPEKKISQSWRLKSWPSGHYSNVTIDLEQMRDHTQLTLKQSGIPSAEYETTETNWRRYYWHSIRQTFGFGPMLRNGL; this comes from the exons ATGGCTAAATGGGGAGAAGGTGACCCACGTTGGATTGTCGAAGAGCGTCCTGATGCCACCAACGTGAACAATTGGCATTGGACTGAGAAAAATGCCACATTATGGTCAAAAGAACGACTCAAGTCGCTATTTAGTGATTTGAAAATAG ATCAAGGTGGTACCCAAGTTATAATTGACAAAATAGAAGATTGTACTGGCGAAGCTACGGCAAACAATCGAAAAGGCAAATTAATCTTTTTCTACGAATGGAACATCGTTTTAAAATGGTCCGGCCGATTGCCAGGAGCCAAAGAAAAGTACTCTGGCAAGGCAAATATTCCAAATCTCTCGGAAGAGTATAATAtcaatgaaattgaaatcacTATCACGATAGACGAATCGAACAACGAGGATGCCGATCGATTGAAACAATACATGTACAATGTGGGTAGAGAGGTTATTAGGAAGCAATTGGGCACATATATCAAAgagttgaaagaagaatattcGAAAGGTTTGATATTGCCAAGGAAAGGTTGTGAAGATGTAACCTCACCAAATAGTGGAGGCCAGCCCAAGAAAAGTGCCTTCAATAATTCAAATTCGTCAGCTCAAAAAACTATTTCGCCAACATCTAATAAAAATGAAGAGTCAAATTCTTCAGTTGGTTACAAGTTGGATGTGAAAACATTGACTATGAGTGAAGACTTTCAATGCAGTGCATTTGATTTGTATAATGCACTAACTAAACCAGAAATGGTCACTGCCTTTACACGGGGACAAGTGAAAATTGAACCAGTACGCGGAGGAGA ATTTGCCCTCTTCGGTGGAAACATTCAAGGAAAGTTCGAAGAGTTGGTTCCTGAAAAGAAGATAAGTCAATCTTGGAGGCTAAAATCATGGCCTTCTGGCCATTACTCGAATGTTACAATAGACCTTGAACAAATG cgTGATCATACTCAATTGACACTAAAACAATCTGGTATCCCATCTGCCGAATATGAAACTACTGAAACAAACTGGAGACGATATTATTGGCACAGTATCAGACAAACCTTTGGATTCGGACCAATGCTACGGAAtggattataa